A region from the Salvia splendens isolate huo1 chromosome 15, SspV2, whole genome shotgun sequence genome encodes:
- the LOC121768836 gene encoding uncharacterized protein LOC121768836, producing the protein MGGKGFSYGHGRRDLKVVVFLACLWGLMSLSCAGRLSPSKQKLEVQKHLKRLNKPPAKSIESPDGDVIDCVPITNQPAFDHPYLKDHKIQTRPSFNPEGLFGENKMSVESKQGANPITQLWHMNGKCSEGTIPIRRTKKEDVLRASSVKRYGKKKHRSVPKPRSADPDFINESGHQHAIAYVEGDKYFGAKATINVWEPKIQQPNEFSLSQVWVLGGSFGKDLNSIEAGWQVSPDLYGDNNTRLFTYWTSDAYLATGCYNLLCSGFIQVSNEIAMGASISPVSGFRNSQYDISILIWKDPKEGHWWMQFGNDYVLGYWPSFLFSYLADNASMIEWGGEVVNSEPDGKHTSTQMGSGHFPEEGFGKSSYFRNIQYVDSSNNLKAPKNLGTFTEQSNCYDIQTGSNGDWGRYFYYGGPGRNPNCS; encoded by the exons ATGGGTGGTAAGGGATTTAGCTATGGCCACGGGAGGAGAGACTTGAAGGTGGTGGTGTTTTTAGCTTGTTTATGGGGCTTGATGTCGCTATCTTGCGCCGGGAGGTTGTCTCCTTCCAAGCAGAAGCTTGAAGTTCAGAAACACCTGAAAAGACTCAATAAACCTCCGGCTAAATCCATTGag AGCCCGGATGGGGATGTTATTGATTGCGTGCCCATTACAAACCAGCCAGCTTTTGATCATCCTTACCTAAAAGACCACAAAATCCAG ACTAGACCCAGTTTTAATCCAGAAGGACTCTTTGGGGAGAACAAGATGTCGGTAGAGTCGAAACAAGGAGCGAATCCAATCACTCAGCTGTGGCATATGAATGGAAAATGCAGTGAGGGTACCATTCCTATTAGGAGAACTAAAAAGGAAGATGTGTTGAGGGCAAGCTCTGTGAAAagatatggaaagaagaagcaCAGAAGCGTCCCCAAGCCGAGGTCGGCTGATCCTGACTTCATCAATGAAAGTGGTCATCAG CACGCGATAGCTTATGTGGAAGGGGACAAGTATTTTGGAGCAAAGGCTACTATTAATGTTTGGGAGCCCAAAATTCAACAGCCTAATGAGTTCAGCTTGTCCCAAGTTTGGGTGTTGGGCGGTTCCTTTGGCAAAGATCTTAACAGCATCGAAGCTGGTTGGCAG GTTAGTCCAGATCTCTATGGAGACAACAACACTAGACTGTTCACTTATTGGACT AGTGATGCATATCTAGCCACGGGTTGCTACAATCTTCTCTGCTCAGGGTTCATTCAAGTCAGTAATGAAATAGCAATGGGGGCTAGCATCTCTCCTGTTTCTGGATTTCGGAATTCACAATATGATATTAGCATTCTCATCTGGAAG GATCCGAAAGAGGGACATTGGTGGATGCAGTTTGGAAATGACTACGTATTGGGGTATTGGCCGTCTTTCTTGTTCTCCTACTTAGCCGACAACGCCTCAATGATTGAGTGGGGCGGGGAGGTAGTGAACTCGGAGCCTGATGGGAAGCACACCTCGACTCAAATGGGCAGCGGTCATTTCCCAGAAGAAGGTTTTGGCAAGTCGAGCTATTTCAGGAACATTCAATATGTGGACAGCTCCAACAATCTTAAAGCCCCCAAAAATCTTGGCACATTCACTGAGCAATCCAACTGCTACGATATCCAAACAGGCAGCAACGGTGATTGGGGAAGGTACTTTTACTACGGCGGCCCTGGCAGGAACCCGAATTGCTCATGA